A single window of Crassostrea angulata isolate pt1a10 chromosome 8, ASM2561291v2, whole genome shotgun sequence DNA harbors:
- the LOC128158180 gene encoding uncharacterized protein LOC128158180, with protein MCGDCFHWKMQQYFGIRRKLSLKSLILSVLWINVYSWSWFEAKDLCQSNGTIIKTRSNSDNYWTKYYRRRSHWISKLGCSSNDMLSSYKTYDVPSDLITAGLCQELCMEHFGSNRIFLFAYGEKKCICLRDKLMDLHLHFDNCKSDCIGDFELTPDCGDKVLVLLSKPITKQSDALSNSTCIAMSCDTEQTKDDLIGHKDCKTVCSESENRPQKNQNPKYCTETRIMAYLESVLNKSCDAANFESSRKTWFILKRQVYQSYDREDVNLTEFEKKNFFIDCQRCGIDSCPNIDCNNKKGDIVCRNGLTKADLHSMPTPSTQTTVWSQQARKERNTVNHTWVTDDVSTTVMTKQTFLMTSNAIDYRENISTLKTTSINQINRQRNEDETEINVGIVAVSFLVCALILAGAFCFVRIRKKFLLKRERPSTSILTEFSSEKIKQTQSHENDKNQGINKMSVGNSPKECLYDFADNSKLEEETHYNQENEVLYHHLRESVPTNNVNDNTYMVAGYKTSDEDNVYFGRVEDPYDHLRGADRTRQEDNTYDHAPIVGESDYSSFNIDVGRNTSQSHVEESIYDHFEG; from the exons ATGTGTGGAGATTGTTTTCACTGGAAAATGCAACAATATTTTGGCATTCGTCGCAAGTTATCTTTGAAATCTCTGATTTTGTCgg TTTTGTGGATTAATGTATATAGTTGGTCATGGTTTGAAGCGAAAGATCTGTGTCAGTCGAATGgaacaattattaaaacaaGATCTAACTCAGATAACTATTGGACCAAATACTATCGACGTCGCTCTCACTGGATTTCCAAATTAG GATGCTCCTCTAACGATATGTTGAGCAGTTATAAAACCTATGATGTGCCTTCTGATCTAATAACGGCAGGACTTTGCCAAGAACTTTGCATGGAACACTTTGGATcaaatagaatatttttattcGCATATGGG GAAAAGAAATGTATCTGTCTAAGAGACAAACTTATGGATCTACACCTCCATTTTGACAATTGCAAATCTGACTGTATTGGAGACTTTGAATTAACACCAGACTGTGGGGATAAGGTCCTCGTTCTTTTATCGA AACCAATCACTAAGCAGTCAGATGCTTTATCAAACTCCACTTGCATCGCTATGAGTTGTGATACTGAGCAAACCAAAGATGATCTAATTGGGCACAAAGATTGTAAGACAGTTTGCAGTGAATCAG AAAACAGACCACAAAAGAATCAAAATCCAAAGTATTGCACTGAAACAAGAATCATGGCTTATCTTGAATCAGTATTAAACAAAAGTTGTGATGCTGCAAACTTTGAGAGTTCGAGAAAAACatggtttattttaaaaagacaggTGTATCAGAGTTATGATCGAG AAGACGTAAATCTAACAgagtttgaaaaaaagaatttttttattgattgccAACGATGTGGGATCGATTCATGTCCAAATATTGACTGCAACAACAAGAAAGGTGATATTGTGTGTAGAAAT GGGCTGACAAAAGCTGATTTGCATTCTATGCCAACTCCATCGACGCAAACCACGGTTTGGAGTCAACAAGCTCGGAAAGAGAGAAACACTGTGAATCACACGTGGGTTACAGACGATGTGTCAACGACTGTGATGACGAAACAAACGTTTTTAATGACGTCAAATGCAATTGactatagagaaaatataaGCACACTGAAAACTACAtctataaatcaaatcaatcgACAAAGAAACGAAG atGAAACTGAGATAAACGTTGGAATAGTAGCTGTGTCCTTCCTTGTTTGTGCATTGATATTAGCAGGAGCATTCTGTTTTGTCAG AATAAGGAAGAAATTCCTACTGAAAAGAGAACGTCCAAGCACATCCATATTGACTGAATTTTCATcggaaaaaattaaacaaacccAATCtcatgaaaatgataaaaatcagGGAATTAATAAAATGTCTGTTGGAAATTCGCCAAAGGAGTGTCTGTACGATTTCGCAGACAACAGTAAATTAGAAGAGGAAACTCATTATAATCAAGAAAACGAggtactgtatcatcatctcaGAGAAAGCGTTCCGACAAATAATGTGAATGACAATACATATATGGTAGCTGGATACAAGACATCGGACGAAGACAACGTGTACTTTGGAAGGGTGGAGGATCCATACGATCATCTTAGAGGGGCGGATCGTACAAGACAGGAAGACAATACCTACGACCATGCACCGATTGTAGGCGAGTCTGACTATTCCAGCTTTAACATTGATGTGGGTAGGAATACAAGTCAATCACATGTTGAAGAAAGCATATATGACCATTTTGAGGGCTGA